The Syntrophorhabdaceae bacterium genome includes a region encoding these proteins:
- a CDS encoding universal stress protein, whose protein sequence is MFKKILCPVDFSKYTKDVVAYAIDIAKKYGAELHLLHVIPNLTYFTPYESFLTPENLVAVEKNIQDEVDKEFAGVLSHAHGDIRKVVRTGVAFVEIIDYAKTEGVDLIVMGTHGRGGIEHILIGNVAEKVVRKSPCPVMTIRPKGKEFKMP, encoded by the coding sequence ATGTTCAAGAAGATACTTTGTCCCGTCGATTTCTCAAAATACACAAAAGATGTAGTGGCCTATGCCATCGATATCGCCAAAAAGTACGGCGCGGAACTCCATCTGCTTCACGTCATACCCAATCTTACCTATTTCACCCCTTACGAATCCTTCCTCACACCGGAAAATCTGGTAGCCGTGGAAAAGAACATCCAGGACGAGGTGGACAAGGAGTTTGCCGGTGTCCTGAGCCATGCGCATGGGGATATCAGAAAGGTTGTCAGGACGGGCGTCGCTTTTGTGGAGATCATTGACTACGCGAAAACCGAAGGGGTTGATCTCATCGTCATGGGTACTCACGGGCGCGGCGGCATCGAGCATATCCTCATTGGAAATGTGGCCGAGAAGGTAGTAAGGAAATCGCCCTGTCCGGTGATGACCATTCGACCCAAGGGGAAAGAGTTCAAGATGCCCTAG